One region of Triticum aestivum cultivar Chinese Spring chromosome 6B, IWGSC CS RefSeq v2.1, whole genome shotgun sequence genomic DNA includes:
- the LOC123138033 gene encoding uncharacterized protein: MPPMRAPPSAHRRPPILHRLPHHRISSSPLLLSLANASNPRNFPPRGRNPSSRLWVLGWRCGTGFAPQDSPATSPTGRRIGERDGAPCCSRRSGRARRRRTSVRLRFLDLQGRGRRICSRLTSLGIQLPTATAGIESQASADDDAAKDDEAPSSSTTTTTHYTKAPASCLPFPLLGLSPSTIGEKTTVTQRRTRTRAPARPRLCTARSLLPGCRQLPPSLYSTTLFVFIAFHPVLHTFWPFTFLCANVLIASIWLFPSSCSCCLHPPAQVVAVASHPSWPACVRPLLEDDVEHEAEPSRSSLTRWSWPRGGGRCHGAGPLGRLHTGCVLD, translated from the exons ATGCCGCCTATGCGCGCCCCTCCCTCAGCCCACCGACGACCTCCCATCCTCCACCGTCTACCCcaccatcggatctcctcctcccctctccttctctccctcgcGAACGCGTCAAACCCACGAAATTTCCCTCCTCGCGGCCGGAACCCTAGCTCGCGCCTGTGGGTACTGGGCTGGAGGTGTGGCACGGGATTCGCACCGCAGGATTCACCAGCGACGAGTCCAACAGGTCGCCGAATCGGGGAACGGGATGGCGCACCCTGCTGCAGCCGCCGGTCGGGACGAGCGCGGCGGCGACGAACGTCAGTGCGCCTCCGTTTCCTCGACCTCCAAGGACGCGGGCGCCGGATTTGTTCTCGCCTGACCAGCCTCGGTATCCAGCTCCCTACAGCCACCGCCGGCATCGAGTCCCAAG CAAGCGCGGATGACGACGCCGCCAAAGATGACGAGGCCCCGAGCTCGAGCACGACCACTACGACGCACTACACAAAGGCCCCTGCTTCTTGCCTGCCCTTCCCTTTGCTTGG GTTGAGTCCAAGCACAA TAGGCGAGAAGACGACGGTGACGCAGAGGAGGACGAGGACCCGCGCTCCAGCCCGACCACGACTATGCACCGCACGGTCCCTGCTTCCTGGCTGTCGCCAATTGCCCCCTTCCCTTTACAGTACTACTCTATTTGTTTTCATTGCTTTTCACCCAGTTTTGCACACTTTCTGGCCCTTCACTTTTTTGTGTGCAAATGTTCTGATCGCCTCCATATGGCTGTTTCCGTCCTCCTGCTCATGctgtctccatcctcctgctcaagTAGTCGCGGTCGCCTCCCATCCTTCATGGCCTGCGTGTGTGCGCCCACTGTTGGAGGACGACGTTGAACATGAAGCGGAGCCCAGCCGGAGCAGTCTGACGCGGTGGTCGTGGCCAAGGGGTGGTGGTCGATGCCATGGAGCAGGGCCCCTCGGTCGCTTGCACACCGGCTGCGTTCTGGACTAA